A region from the Brassica napus cultivar Da-Ae chromosome C8, Da-Ae, whole genome shotgun sequence genome encodes:
- the LOC106358574 gene encoding lipoxygenase 3, chloroplastic, giving the protein MALVKEIMGHPLISGRPSLVFSASHFKKKTQTTQFSIKPFDRRPNTSKSGVVSAISEDLVKTLRFSTTTGDRKSEEEEKAAVKFKVRAVVTVRNKNKEDFKETLFKHLDAFGDKIGRNIVLELISTELDPKTNLPKKSNAAVLKDWSEKSKTKAERVHYTAEFTVDAAFGTPGAITIMNKHQKEFFLECITIEGFALGPVHFPCNSWVQSQNDHPEKRIFFTNQPFLPSETPEGLRKLRGKELKNLRGDGTGVRKLSDRIYDFNVYNDLGNPDKSYELSRPKLGGRERPYPRRCRTGRQPTDTDNEAESRVEKPLPMYVPRDEQFEETKQDTFAAGRLKAVLHHLVPSLKASILADDFSDFGEIDDLYKEGLLLKLGFQDEIFNKFPLPKGIVNTLQESSKGLLKYDTPKILSKDKNAWLRDDEFARQAIAGINPVNIERVKTFPPVSNLDPEIYGPQHSALTSDHIIGHLDGLSVQQALEENRLFMLDYHDIFLPFLDRINALDGRKAYATRTIFFLTRLGTLKPVAIELSLPSHGPNHRSKRVVTPPVDATSNWVWQLAKAHVSSNDAGVHQLVNHWLRTHACLEPFIIAAHRQLSAMHPIFKLLDPHMRYTLEINALARQSLISADGVIEGGFTAGQYGLEMSSAAYKSSWRFDMEGLPADLIRRGMAVPDPTQPHGLKLLIEDYPYANDGLLIWSAIQTWVRTYVERYYPNSNSIQTDSELQSWYSESINVGHADLREAEWWPKLDTVDDLVSILTTLVWLASAQHAALNFGQYPYGGYVPNRPPLMRRLIPDESDPEYASFISDPEKFYFSSMPSLLQTSKFMAVVDTLSTHSPDEEYIGERQQPSTWTGDAEIVDAFYGFAAEIGRIEKEIEKRNSDPSRRNRCGAGVLPYELLVPSSEPGVTCRGVPNSVSI; this is encoded by the exons ATGGCCTTAGTTAAAGAGATAATGGGTCATCCTCTGATATCAGGAAGGCCGTCACTTGTTTTCTCGGCTTCTCATTTCAAGAAGAAGACACAGACAACGCAATTCTCGATCAAGCCTTTTGATCGGAGACCAAACACGTCCAAATCCGGCGTCGTTTCCGCCATTAGTGAAGATTTAGTAAAAACGCTGCGTTTTAGCACAACAACCGGAGACAGAAAGAGCGAGGAGGAGGAGAAAGCGGCGGTGAAATTCAAAGTGAGAGCTGTTGTTACAGTGAGGAACAAGAACAAGGAGGATTTTAAGGAGACTCTTTTTAAGCACTTGGATGCTTTTGGTGACAAGATCGGTCGGAACATCGTCTTGGAGCTTATTAGCACCGAACTTGATCCAA AAACGAATTTGCCGAAGAAGAGCAATGCAGCGGTGTTAAAGGATTGGTCAGAGAAATCGAAAACCAAGGCGGAGAGGGTTCATTACACGGCGGAGTTCACAGTCGACGCAGCGTTTGGCACGCCGGGAGCCATCACCATCATGAATAAACACCAGAAAGAGTTTTTTCTAGAGTGCATAACCATCGAAGGTTTCGCACTTGGCCCTGTTCACTTTCCATGCAACTCTTGGGTTCAGTCCCAAAATGATCACCCTGAGAAACGAATCTTCTTCACTAATCAG CCGTTTTTGCCGAGTGAGACACCTGAAGGATTAAGAAAACTAAGGGGGAAAGAGTTGAAGAATCTAAGAGGAGATGGGACTGGAGTCAGGAAGTTATCAGACAGAATCTATGACTTTAATGTCTACAACGATCTTGGAAATCCCGACAAGTCATATGAACTCTCTCGTCCGAAGCTCGGTGGCAGAGAGAGGCCTTACCCTAGACGGTGTCGCACTGGTCGCCAGCCAACTGATACCG ATAATGAAGCGGAGAGCCGAGTGGAAAAGCCATTACCTATGTACGTGCCACGAGACGAGCAATTTGAAGAGACTAAGCAGGATACTTTCGCCGCAGGGAGGTTAAAAGCGGTGTTACACCACCTTGTTCCGTCGCTTAAAGCTAGTATTTTAGCTGATGACTTTTCTGACTTTGGAGAGATTGATGATCTCTACAAAGAAGGCTTGCTACTCAAGTTAGGGTTTCAAGATGAGATCTTTAACAAGTTCCCTTTGCCTAAGGGCATCGTTAATACCCTCCAAGAATCTTCGAAAGGACTCCTCAAATACGACACTCCGAAAATATTATCGA AGGATAAAAACGCATGGCTACGAGATGACGAGTTCGCACGTCAAGCCATAGCTGGAATCAATCCAGTCAACATTGAGAGAGTCAAGACTTTCCCACCCGTCAGTAATCTAGACCCCGAAATATACGGTCCACAACACTCCGCTCTCACTTCCGACCACATCATCGGACATCTTGACGGCTTGTCCGTTCAACAA GCGCTGGAAGAGAACAGATTGTTTATGTTGGATTACCACGACATATTCTTACCGTTCCTGGACCGGATCAATGCGCTCGACGGACGCAAAGCATATGCTACTCGAACCATATTCTTCTTGACTCGTCTCGGAACACTTAAGCCCGTAGCCATCGAGCTGAGCCTCCCTTCCCATGGCCCGAACCACCGATCCAAACGAGTTGTTACACCTCCTGTCGATGCAACCTCTAACTGGGTGTGGCAGCTCGCTAAAGCACATGTTAGCTCTAACGATGCTGGAGTCCACCAACTTGTCAACCACTG GTTACGAACACATGCATGCTTGGAACCGTTTATAATAGCTGCACATAGGCAATTAAGCGCTATGCATCCGATATTTAAACTATTGGATCCACACATGAGGTACACGTTGGAGATCAATGCACTGGCTAGACAATCATTGATCAGTGCAGACGGTGTGATTGAAGGAGGTTTCACTGCTGGCCAATACGGTTTGGAAATGAGCTCCGCAGCATACAAAAGTAGTTGGCGGTTCGATATGGAAGGCCTCCCTGCCGATCTCATTCGCAG aggaATGGCAGTTCCAGACCCAACACAACCACATGGACTTAAACTCCTGATCGAAGACTATCCATATGCGAACGACGGTCTTTTAATATGGTCCGCAATCCAAACATGGGTCCGAACTTACGTGGAACGTTACTATCCAAACTCGAACTCAATCCAGACAGACTCGGAACTCCAATCATGGTACTCCGAGTCAATCAACGTAGGCCATGCAGATCTACGCGAAGCCGAGTGGTGGCCAAAGTTAGACACCGTGGACGACCTAGTCTCCATCCTCACCACACTAGTCTGGCTCGCCTCCGCTCAACACGCCGCTCTCAACTTCGGACAGTATCCGTATGGAGGTTACGTCCCAAACCGACCTCCGCTGATGCGACGGTTAATCCCTGACGAGTCGGATCCGGAGTACGCAAGTTTTATCTCGGATCcagagaaattttatttttcgtcCATGCCGAGTTTGTTGCAAACGTCGAAGTTTATGGCGGTGGTTGATACTTTGTCAACGCATTCGCCTGATGAGGAGTATATAGGGGAGAGACAACAACCGTCCACTTGGACCGGAGATGCGGAGATTGTTGATGCGTTTTATGGATTTGCGGCGGAGATTGGACGGATTGAAAAAGAGATTGAGAAAAGAAACAGTGATCCTAGCCGTAGAAACAGGTGTGGAGCTGGAGTTTTGCCTTACGAGTTGTTGGTTCCTAGTTCTGAGCCAGGTGTTACGTGCAGAGGTGTACCTAATAGTGTATCGATATAG
- the LOC106356584 gene encoding 2-hydroxy-6-oxo-6-phenylhexa-2,4-dienoate hydrolase isoform X1: MASMKHVLLFSRYLTIALTLFQSLISCFFNFPILIKIADSFLSLYFLVFCDLRPVTVDLDDGETTVHFWISGHRRISRPNLVMLHGYGGNSKWQFVHQVSDLSKSFNLFIPDLVFFGKSYTKNADRSVEIQARSIAGGLKKLGCDGTGRGRISVYSISYGGFVAYKMAEMWPEMMEKLVIVSSGVGFTQQQKTAEMRKHGGDCSKMLVPKTPVDLRMLVKISTNTGLTFVHWIPDFILSQFIAVMYENNRQELLELAKNLLEREEAELHVISQKTLIVWGDKDKVFPLEHGYRLQRHLQNSRLEIIKETGHAVNVEAPSTLNNLITSFVLSV; encoded by the exons ATGGCGTCCATGAAACACGTTCTTCTCTTTAGTCGTTACCTCACCATCGCTCTCACTCTCTTCCAAAGCCTAATCTCTTGTTTCTTCAATTTTCCGATACTAATCAAGATCGCCGATTCGTTCTTATCTCTGTATTTCCTGGTCTTCTGCGATCTCCGACCCGTAACGGTCGATCTAGACGACGGAGAAACCACCGTCCATTTCTGGATCTCCGGCCACCGAAGAATCTCACGTCCTAATCTCGTCATGCTCCACGGTTACGGAGGAAACTCCAAATGGCAATTCGTCCATCAAGTCTCCGATCTCTCGAAGTCCTTTAACCTATTCATCCCCGATTTGGTGTTCTTCGGGAAATCCTACACGAAGAATGCAGATCGGAGCGTTGAGATTCAGGCGAGGAGCATCGCCGGAGGGCTGAAGAAACTAGGCTGCGACGGAACGGGAAGGGGGAGGATCTCGGTGTACTCGATTAGCTACGGTGGATTCGTGGCGTATAAAATGGCCGAGATGTGGCCGGAGATGATGGAGAAGTTGGTGATCGTGAGCAGTGGAGTGGGAtttacacagcagcagaagaCGGCGGAGATGAGAAAACACGGGGGAGACTGTTCGAAGATGCTTGTTCCGAAAACTCCAGTGGATCTACGGATGTTGGTTAAGATCTCTACCAACACCGGTTTAACATTCGTCCATTGGATACCAGATTTTATCCTCTCCCAATTCATAGCT GTAATGTATGAGAATAATCGGCAGGAGCTTCTTGAATTAGCTAAAAACTTGCTGGAAAGAGAAGAAGCAGAGTTGCATGTAATATCACAG AAAACGTTAATTGTTTGGGGAGACAAGGATAAGGTATTTCCATTGGAGCATGGTTATCGGCTGCAAAG GCATCTGCAAAATTCAAGATTAGAGATAATCAAAGAAACTGGACATGCTGTTAATGTTGAAGCACCAAGTACTCTTAATAATTTGATTACTTCGTTTGTCTTAAGCGTTTGa
- the LOC106356584 gene encoding uncharacterized protein LOC106356584 isoform X2, translating into MASMKHVLLFSRYLTIALTLFQSLISCFFNFPILIKIADSFLSLYFLVFCDLRPVTVDLDDGETTVHFWISGHRRISRPNLVMLHGYGGNSKWQFVHQVSDLSKSFNLFIPDLVFFGKSYTKNADRSVEIQARSIAGGLKKLGCDGTGRGRISVYSISYGGFVAYKMAEMWPEMMEKLVIVSSGVGFTQQQKTAEMRKHGGDCSKMLVPKTPVDLRMLVKISTNTGLTFVHWIPDFILSQFIAVMYENNRQELLELAKNLLEREEAELHVISQASAKFKIRDNQRNWTCC; encoded by the exons ATGGCGTCCATGAAACACGTTCTTCTCTTTAGTCGTTACCTCACCATCGCTCTCACTCTCTTCCAAAGCCTAATCTCTTGTTTCTTCAATTTTCCGATACTAATCAAGATCGCCGATTCGTTCTTATCTCTGTATTTCCTGGTCTTCTGCGATCTCCGACCCGTAACGGTCGATCTAGACGACGGAGAAACCACCGTCCATTTCTGGATCTCCGGCCACCGAAGAATCTCACGTCCTAATCTCGTCATGCTCCACGGTTACGGAGGAAACTCCAAATGGCAATTCGTCCATCAAGTCTCCGATCTCTCGAAGTCCTTTAACCTATTCATCCCCGATTTGGTGTTCTTCGGGAAATCCTACACGAAGAATGCAGATCGGAGCGTTGAGATTCAGGCGAGGAGCATCGCCGGAGGGCTGAAGAAACTAGGCTGCGACGGAACGGGAAGGGGGAGGATCTCGGTGTACTCGATTAGCTACGGTGGATTCGTGGCGTATAAAATGGCCGAGATGTGGCCGGAGATGATGGAGAAGTTGGTGATCGTGAGCAGTGGAGTGGGAtttacacagcagcagaagaCGGCGGAGATGAGAAAACACGGGGGAGACTGTTCGAAGATGCTTGTTCCGAAAACTCCAGTGGATCTACGGATGTTGGTTAAGATCTCTACCAACACCGGTTTAACATTCGTCCATTGGATACCAGATTTTATCCTCTCCCAATTCATAGCT GTAATGTATGAGAATAATCGGCAGGAGCTTCTTGAATTAGCTAAAAACTTGCTGGAAAGAGAAGAAGCAGAGTTGCATGTAATATCACAG GCATCTGCAAAATTCAAGATTAGAGATAATCAAAGAAACTGGACATGCTGTTAA
- the LOC125591716 gene encoding uncharacterized protein LOC125591716: MRKHGGDCSKMLVPKTPMDLRMLVKISTNTGLTFVHWIPDFILSQFIAVMYENNRQELLELAKNLLEREEAELHVISQKTLIVWGDKDKVFPLEHGYRLQRHLQNSRLEIIKETGHAVNVEAPSTLNNLITSFVLSV, encoded by the exons ATGAGAAAACACGGGGGAGACTGTTCGAAGATGCTTGTTCCGAAAACTCCTATGGATCTACGGATGTTGGTTAAGATCTCTACCAACACCGGTTTAACATTCGTCCATTGGATACCAGATTTTATCCTCTCCCAATTCATAGCT GTAATGTATGAGAATAATCGGCAGGAGCTTCTTGAATTAGCTAAAAACTTGCTGGAAAGAGAAGAAGCAGAGTTGCATGTAATATCACAG AAAACGTTAATTGTTTGGGGAGACAAGGATAAGGTATTTCCATTGGAGCATGGTTATCGGCTGCAAAG GCATCTGCAAAATTCAAGATTAGAGATAATCAAAGAAACTGGACATGCTGTTAATGTTGAAGCACCAAGTACTCTTAATAATTTGATTACTTCGTTTGTCTTAAGCGTTTGa
- the LOC106355396 gene encoding uncharacterized protein LOC106355396 — translation MKHHLAGMKGDTDACTKVPSDVRYKLLQSLKETESKKRKNIQLDDSNLDGTPVQDVEDVDTDDIIVDSGPSQKRKQGVDLHAYFKRGVHDPTPPTIKACMQSKERIHDVNMSVALWFYDACIPMNAVNSPFFQPMINKVANMGHGYAGPTYHALRVGLLCDAKLQVSLIVDKFRSTWAATGCTLMADGWKDTRHRPLVNFLVYCPKGITFLKSVDISDICGSVENLCNLFADVVGMIGPENVVHLVTDSAPNYKAAGRLLSEKFPTIAWSPCAAHCINLILEDVGKLPMVHDLKKRMSKVTIFVYNHKWPLSFLRKRPGWREIIRPGETRFATSFIALQSLYQHKDDLQALVTSTDPEFKKLSKTREVKSIVLDERAWNNCLIIVKIMTPIIRLLRICDADEKPSLPYVYEGMYLARLGIKKMFDKKPLYQPYTDIIDKRWDRMLRRHLHAAAYYLNPSFIYSEDTFSDKPEIMGGLMSIFEKETE, via the coding sequence ATGAAACACCATCTTGCTGGTATGAAAGGGGATACGGATGCGTGTACGAAGGTTCCGTCAGATGTGCGATATAAGCTTCTGCAGTCACTGAAGGAAACTGAGAGCAAGAAGAGGAAAAATATTCAGTTAGATGATTCTAACTTAGATGGTACTCCAGTTCAAGATGTTGAAGATGTTGATACTGATGATATCATAGTTGATAGTGGCCCAAGTCAAAAGAGAAAACAAGGTGTTGACTTACACGCATATTTCAAAAGAGGTGTCCATGATCCCACTCCACCTACTATAAAGGCATGCATGCAAAGTAAAGAGAGAATTCATGATGTGAACATGTCGGTTGCTTTGTGGTTCTATGACGCTTGTATTCCAATGAATGCTGTGAATTCTCCATTTTTCCAGCCTATGATAAACAAGGTAGCAAATATGGGTCATGGATATGCAGGTCCTACATATCATGCTTTGCGTGTTGGATTATTGTGTGATGCTAAGTTGCAAGTTTCTTTGATCGTTGATAAGTTCAGAAGTACGTGGGCTGCTACTGGTTGTACTCTTATGGCAGATGGATGGAAAGACACTAGACACAGACCACTAGTCAATTTTCTAGTTTATTGTCCTAAAGGAATTACATTTCTCAAGTCAGTTGATATTTCAGATATCTGTGGAAGTGTTGAGAATTTATGCAACTTGTTTGCTGATGTTGTTGGTATGATTGGTCCAGAGAATGTGGTTCATCTAGTGACTGATAGTGCGCCAAACTACAAAGCTGCAGGAAGGCTTCTTTCTGAAAAGTTTCCCACCATTGCTTGGTCTCCATGTGCAGCTCATTGCATTAATCTGATTTTAGAAGATGTGGGAAAACTTCCAATGGTTCATGATTTAAAGAAGCGTATGTCTAAGGTAACCATTTTTGTTTACAACCACAAGTGGCCTTTAAGTTTTTTAAGGAAAAGACCTGGCTGGAGAGAGATCATCCGTCCTGGAGAAACTCGTTTTGCTACCAGTTTCATTGCTCTACAAAGCCTTTATCAGCATAAAGATGATCTACAAGCTTTGGTTACAAGTACAGATCCAGAGTTCAAGAAGCTTTCTAAAACAAGGGAAGTGAAATCGATAGTCTTGGATGAGAGAGCATGGAACAATTGCTTGATAATTGTCAAGATTATGACTCCTATCATTCGTTTGTTGCGTATATGTGATGCTGATGAGAAGCCATCTCTGCCCTATGTATATGAAGGGATGTATCTAGCAAGACTAGGTATTAAGAAGATGTTCGATAAGAAGCCTCTATACCAGCCTTATACAGACATCATTGATAAAAGATGGGATCGTATGTTGCGGCGTCATCTTCATGCTGCTGCGTATTATTTGAACCCAAGTTTCATATATAGTGAAGATACATTTTCTGACAAGCCTGAGATTATGGGTGGGTTAATGAGCATATTTGAAAAGGAAACAGAGTAA